TTTGCGTTATTATGTCTTTAATAAGTTTCATCGCTCCCCCCAGAACTTGATTAAGTGAAGTTGCATGCATGAGACCCAACTGCAGACACTGTTTTCTCTTCAAATTAAGAGCGATTAAAATTATTGCTTCCCTTACAAATGGGTGACCTAGAACGGGTGAAACCTTTAGGTATCACTAATGTAAAGATGTTGTGTTGGGTTTTTTAGGGCTTGAGTTTGGTTTCCTTTCCAAATTTAGTTTGAAACTGGCATGTTGCTGAGATAGGTGTAAAATTTGGGATTTTAGGGGGAAATACACAATTGCGTTGAATTaaatatgaaaattgaaaagtggaattctttcaaaaaaaaatgaaaagtgcaattaagtcttGGTAATATCAATTCGCCCCAAAAAAATGCATCTATTGAGATACCATAATCGACAACTTGAGAATTCAACATGTTTGTCTAGACATAAAATTAGAAGATACATATAAGTATCTTTTTAAATACGTTTACACATCCACTTCTCAGAATTAATGGAGGTACATATAATAACTTCTTAGAATTAATCTTCCAATAAATGGATTGAATATGAGGGTATTTTTAAATGGATTGTGGCTAAAGCCACTCGATCTTGCTTCTTTATGTAAGGGATTTGAACCGAGTTGTGTGTTTTGTTGGAATATGGAATATTCCCGTCAATACCCTCATattttaattttccgatgtaccaaaaaaaaaaaccctcataTACTTTCAAACAACGGTAACCTCAAGAAAACATCAATGGAGGTTTTTAGTTTTTGCTAGTGTTTGTACCCTAACTCATATGCACTCTAGCTTTTACAATTTGAACTATCACTCGGGGACACTTCCAAAGATAGTGTGTTCATGTGTATGTGTTTTTGTTAAATATtacatattaatattaatattaattattatatcttTCTAAAAACCAGATAAAAAACACTACAAAAGCAATTCTTTATATTAGTATAAAGTTAAAAATTAATTGAGACATTGTGTAAATTAATTTAGTATGAACATTTCAATACTCATTTTTGTCAATAATTACActccaatttttttaataatcttttttaagataattataataaaagttATCCAATCAAATATCGTTTAAAGAAATCACTTTTGATTCATAAGTATCCAAACCTAAACCACTTTAACTTATTTTTACGACAATTCTGTCAAACTCAATTCTGCCAACGATGATTCAAACACTTGTTGAACTTATTTATCACTTATAACTTATGAGGATATTTAATAGCATTCTAAGGGCAATATGAATATTTACATTAAATGAATTATGAATTACCTACTTTATTTCttataaataataatacaaaATAATTGGTgtacatcaattttttttatgtcaACAACACTTTGCAATTATTTTTTACTCAACGAATGAGAACCTCTATAAACTGCATGAGTGTTGTtgatgtaaaaataaaaattaatgctAACATGAGTTGACACAATTGGTCGAGGGTTCGAATCCCTTAATGTCAGTAAAATCCTAAGATGACAACTCTCTTCAGAGAGATTCCTCCACGCTCCTACTCAGAAGTGAACCTCTGTTAGCATCCCCATCATACTACTGATGCCCCAATAGTCTAGATTTTAgaggttttattttttataagcgTCTAGATTTTAGAGGTACTGTCTCTCTATTCTaccattttattaaaaaaaaaatttaatgtaCACCGATCAACGCGGATAATCTTATTGATCAGTTAAGATATGTTAAATTAGCGATGTGGAAAACCATCATTGATCAAGTAAGATGATGTTTGACTGCTCTCCATATATTCTCAGTTGTCACTGCAACTAGTGATAAAGAAATaatgaaattaagaaaaaagtCGCCTGTTAAAAACCGACAACAGCTTGTTACGTGTCTCTGTTTACCGAAGGCGCCGCTTGGAATTAAAACAACAGCGCTAGCTAACCCCAAACCAAGGTGGTTTTAAGTTAAGAATCGTGTTTTCCCCACACTATATAACAAGCTTTTCTGCCACAAACAAACACACACCAACTCAACATCACTTGTATCAACTATCAACCGTTGAATATTCACTCATTCTACTTCAATTCGTTCTACTTTTGTTAGCCATGTCGAACACAGCTGGTCAGGTCATCAAGTGTAGAGGTGACACATTTTTCTGATCCACTTGTTTTGATCTTATGATAATCACATTTATCTTTTGCTTTTTTCTATTTAGTTGCAATTACAATTCCCATTCTTAGATCTATGTTGATCATCATTttccttttataattttaaataatattttatcctTTTCGGTTGTTTTTCTTTATtagtaaatgttagttgttaattgttagtaaattaatttctTTGCCATAATTTGAACTCTCacccttcaccctgcaaattCCTTCATTTCCCTGAGCTACCATTCCCCTATCCTTTGggttgttatttatttattttgaaaaatggttttttttaaggatattttgaaaaatgtttgatttttttttataagccttGAAAAATGGTTGATGGTATGCAAAGTTTGTGTAACAATCTCATGGTCAATTTACATAATTGGCCGGGGTAAATTTGGTTTACATATTCTTTTAACTGTTTCCCATTGTTAAATATTTGAGGGTATTTCTATATCAGTGATACTAAGTTTCTAACTGAATGTATGTCTTGATTGGTATGTTGTTGGGAATGTACTAGCCGCGGTTTCATGGGAGGCAGGGAAGCCGCTTGTGATTGAAGAAGTGGAGGTGGCGCCACCGCTGGCCGGTGAAGTGCGCCTGAAGATACTCTACACCTCCCTTTGCCACACTGATGTTTACTTCTGGGAAGCTAAGGTAACAAACAACACACTCTCCATTCTATTTATATTTAGCTGATTAGCTCAAGTTGTTTAATATGATCTTCATTTTTCTCCTATTTCAGGGTCAGACTCCATTGTTTCCTCGTATATTTGGTCATGAAGCTGGAGGGTATGTAGATATTGCAATTAACAGAATCACATTTAATAAATTTGTACCCTCTATATATCTTTTGATCTATTGGCTCATTTTTCTCAATTCTTTCTGGTTTCAACATGGACTACTTATGGTTAAATACTTAAATGTTCTGTTCTTCTATAGTAATGTTGGTATCACGTGATTCAGGATTGTGGAGAGCGTAGGGGAAGGAGTGACTCATCTGAAACCAGGGGACCATGCCCTTCCTGTATTCACAGGAGAATGTGGTGAATGCCCACATTGTAAGTCAGAGGAGAGCAACATGTGTGATCTTCTTAGGATCAACACTGATAGGGGTGTCATGATTAGTGACAACCAGTCAAGATTCTCCATAAAAGGAAAACCCATATACCATTTTGTTGGTACCTCAACATTCAGTGAATACACTGTTCTTCATGCTGGATGTGTTGCAAAGATCAACCCTGCTGCCCCACTTGACAAAGTTTGTATTCTCAGTTGCGGAATATGCACAGGTCTTGGTGCTACTGTCAATGTTGCTAAACCAAAACCTGGTTCTTCTATTGCCATCTTTGGACTTGGAGCTGTTGGCCTTGCTGTATGTTACGTTGCCTTTTGCCCTTGTGTCATTGTGTGTGCATGTGTTGCATTTCTATAGCAATTGATAGAGGCAAATATTGATCCACTCTTCTTTATTACAAATTTTAGGCTGCTGAAGGAGCAAGGATTTCTGGTGCATCAAGAATCATTGGGGTTGATTTAGTTTCCAGCCGATTTGAAGAAGGTAAAATCAGCTCAACATAGTATGCTTGGATCAGCTTAattttttctcagaatcaattttgtcaTTCAGCTTCTCCTCATATTTGATTTTGTCctaagaatcaattatagaatgATTTCTAATTTCTAAACATGTCACTTATTGATAGTATTTCTGAATTTGCTTTTTTGTTGGCAGCTAAGAAGTTTGGAGTCAATGAGTTCGTGAACCCAAAAGATCATGATAAACCTGTACAAGAGGTTAATTCATTGATAATTTCGTATAATTTGCTATAGTTATGCTGTCTTAATGCTATGCCTTTTCAATTCTGAGTTTTGAATGATGCTATGAATTAAAAATGTGAATGTTGGTGTGCAGGTAATTGCTGAAATGACCAATGGAGGTGTGGATCGTGCTGTTGAATGCACTGGCAGCATCCAGGCCATGATCTCTGCATTTGAATGTGTCCATGATGTATGCGAAACAGAACCTTGTTGCTTGAAAAGTTTATATGAAGTTTACTATAGCTGAATCTTGATTGATTTCTTCATCTTTTGTTCAGGGTTGGGGTGTTGCTGTACTTGTTGGAGTGCCAAACAAAGATGATGCATTCAAAACTCATCCTGTGAATTTCTTGAATGAGAGGACACTTAAGGGCACCTTCTATGGCAACTACAAACCACGCACTGATCTTCCTAATGTTGTGGAGAAGTACATGAAAGGGGTAAATAACCTTATAAATTGATCTTGTCTTTCAAGTAGAACTAGTACTATTTTGTTGCTAATGTGATCAATCTTATGGTGCAGGAACTTGAGCTGGAGAAATTCATCACCCACACAGTTTCATTCTCAGAGATTAACAAAGCTTTTGATTACATGCTGAAAGGAGAGTCCATCAGATGTATCATCCGCATGGAGGAGTAAAACCCAAAAATGATGTGAGAGGTTGCCTATTTGGGGACTGAGTACTCTTTCTGGTtgtgaaaatatatatttgtgAGGATTTGTGAAATTTGAATGGTGAGAATGATAAGGCCTTTGTTTCTGTATTCTCTTACAGATGAtaataaaattttgattttgttaatttgttGTACTCTTGCACTCTTGCTTATCACCGAAAGCTATTATATTTTTTCCTAGGGACTAATTTAAATTAGACTCTACATGTTAGGGGCTTAGAGTATATTTAACCCAAGTTTAAAATGtaaaagataatttttttgatggatttaaaaaaaaatatcaatgtcCTACAAATATCCATCCTACGAGAGTTGTCAGCTTGAAGTGTCCGAgcgaaagtttttttttctcatacACCACAAAAGTGTGTCTGGCACCTGTAGTACAGGTGTCGATGTCCGTTACATGACCCCTTTAAAGACATATGTTCGTGCTcggttttttttagataagcataTTGTGCTCGCTGTTCGTTACATGATCCTTTAAAGACATATGTCCATGCTTTATAGGCTAGGGTTGCAAATAAAGGACTTgttttgtgaattgatttgCTAGTATGTAAATACTTCATTAATTATTTGATGACATGACATTTTCAGCAAATTTGATTAATTTACCCCTTGTCCAGTCTATAGTTCTATAGATGCATTGGTTGTTTACTGGCCGTCATATTCTTCTGATCTTTCTAAAGGTATATTCGGTATTGCTTCTTTgattacaacaacaacaacaatgcccCCAATATAAGTGTACCATCGATTACTAGCTCCTATGATTCGAAAACACATTAATGTGTGGGCTCCGTAGGCcctgaaaataattaaaagtcCAATCTACCACctacaaaataaatttataagcAATAAAAAGAGTTgtttctagaaaaaaaaaataacatgatATGATAATACTAAATTACTTAAGGGATCAAGTCGATATGAACAATCATTGAAGAACCACTTTCTTCAAGCATAAATTATCAAGAAAGACTCCAAACAACCATGATGAAGGCAAGTTGATAAACGAAAAAATCTTACTATGACTAAAGGCCTGACAACACTTTTAGATCTATAAAACCCAAGTCTACCAATATGATTTTCATGTTAAACTTAACATACTCGACTTCTGAAGAAGCTTAAGTTGTAGGGGGCTTCTGTTCCGACTTGGGGCTCCATGGCTCGACCCATCACAATTTGGCCACCATAGGATACGATGCATAACATTCATTGACCGAAGCAGACGAAGTCTGCCCATTTTAACGATCATGGACGCCTTGACCCGACTCTATAATCCATATCATACCCCACAAAAGAAGGGTCTTAAAGAATATCTTTGCAGAAGGATTCAGAATCAACCTTCCAGGTCATTTGAGATATTTACATGAGAAGGGAAACATAAAGCACCTACCATGGAGTCCATCTGGGTCTTCCAACGTAATACGATCGAGGACGTTCTCTATCCCAACCTAACGATTTTCATGCCCTATAGTTAGCCCTTCAGGGTATGTTATCACTACACGGCTGAGACTTATAATATACATCACTCTATAAATAATGCATGCCACTTTTCACCAAGTACGCACAATTTTCCCTAACGTTACCCTGCCAAAATTTATGTGACTTGGACGCTGGAGTGCCTTTGCAGGTATATCCCTCTGGTGCCCCCAGATTGACGACAAAGAACCCTTGACGTGACGATGGAAGACCCCAATGTGATGATGTAAGACGGCATAGGACCTTCTTTGTGGGACAGATGAACCACCCAACTCTCCAACGGAGCTGAGCTGATCAGCTGAGACCACCAAAAttacctattttattgtttgagCATATATCCTTTCCTTAGTGTTGGTATGAACATATTGCTTAGTTATTTTTAAAACGTTATACAATGATTTTATGTGTATCACACATCCTATTCCAGTAACATGTAAATTTACTCTTTTCATTTCTCTACTAATATTCTCATTTTCCAcattttttctttccaaaaaaTTATCAATGTTATCGTGAGAGTGCTTTGAGACCCTGGACCATTTTTCACACACTAATTAACCACTAAATAGAGTAGGTTGAATTTTTCTTTTGGTATATCGAAAAATAGAGTAGGTTGAATTGAATTGGCCTTTTTTATTAATTCTTCAACATTAACTCTATGTTTATAAGGAAAATTGAAGTCATCTTCcgatgtacccaaaaaaaaaaatggaaaattgaAGGAAAAAATAAGGAGGGAATAGAAAAGAGAAGGGTTATGGAAtattttgtgtttgattggaaaggAAAATGGAGGTGAGAGATATTCATTTTAGTGGATCTCACTCATATGAGTTTTCCACTCACAC
This is a stretch of genomic DNA from Lotus japonicus ecotype B-129 chromosome 1, LjGifu_v1.2. It encodes these proteins:
- the LOC130740649 gene encoding alcohol dehydrogenase 1; this encodes MSNTAGQVIKCRAAVSWEAGKPLVIEEVEVAPPLAGEVRLKILYTSLCHTDVYFWEAKGQTPLFPRIFGHEAGGIVESVGEGVTHLKPGDHALPVFTGECGECPHCKSEESNMCDLLRINTDRGVMISDNQSRFSIKGKPIYHFVGTSTFSEYTVLHAGCVAKINPAAPLDKVCILSCGICTGLGATVNVAKPKPGSSIAIFGLGAVGLAAAEGARISGASRIIGVDLVSSRFEEAKKFGVNEFVNPKDHDKPVQEVIAEMTNGGVDRAVECTGSIQAMISAFECVHDGWGVAVLVGVPNKDDAFKTHPVNFLNERTLKGTFYGNYKPRTDLPNVVEKYMKGELELEKFITHTVSFSEINKAFDYMLKGESIRCIIRMEE